A genomic window from Engraulis encrasicolus isolate BLACKSEA-1 chromosome 14, IST_EnEncr_1.0, whole genome shotgun sequence includes:
- the arpc4 gene encoding actin-related protein 2/3 complex subunit 4 has translation MTATLRPYLNAVRATLQAALCLENFSSQVVERHNKPEVEVRSSKELLLQPVVISRNEKEKVLIEGSINSVRVSIAVKQADEIEKILCHKFMRFMMMRAENFFILRRKPVEGYDISFLITNFHTEQMYKHKLVDFVIHFMEEIDKEISEMKLSVNARARIVAEEFLKNF, from the exons ATG ACTGCAACACTGCGTCCGTACTTGAACGCTGTGCGTGCTACACTTCAAGCCGCCCTATGTTTAGAGAATTTTTCCTCTCAAGTAGTGGAACGTCACAACAAGCCTGAGGTGGAAGTTCG GAGCAGCAAAGAGCTACTTTTGCAGCCAGTCGTCATCAGCAGAAATGAGAAAGAAAAGGTTTTGATTGAAGGGTCTATCAATTCTGTTCGGGTCAGCATTGCTGTTAAACAG gcTGATGAAATTGAGAAGATCCTTTGCCACAAGTTCATGCGCTTCATGATGATGAGGGCAGAAAACTTCTTCATCCTGCGGAGGAAACCTGTGGAG GGCTATGACATTAGCTTCCTGATCACCAACTTCCACACAGAGCAGATGTACAAGCACAAACTAGTGGACTTCGTCATTCATTTCATGGAGGAAATCGACAAGGAGATCAGCGAGATGAAGCTCTCCGTCAATGCCCGTGCTCGCATCGTCGCGGAAGAGTTTCTTAAGAAC TTCTGA